The Camelus dromedarius isolate mCamDro1 chromosome 31, mCamDro1.pat, whole genome shotgun sequence DNA segment TCGCAGGATCTGAGGCTGGGGTGATGGTGTGGACAAGTACAGAGGCTGAGACATTTGTGGGGCTGGTTCAGACCTCCTGGTGGTGCTGCCGTAGAAATGCGGCATGGGGCTTCTCGCATCTCTAGCCCTTCTCCTCCAGGTCTTGCCCTAACAATGACCATGCTGGCCACAGCGTGCTGAGTGCTGTCTGGCAGGCATTACGCTAAGTGCTGCACAGACCTTATCACGTTTCACCATCAGGTGTCCCTGTGAGGTAGAGAATTTGATCCCCATTGTAGCaatcaggaaactgaagctcagggaggcTAAGTCACTTGCCTAAGGACTAGTCAGTGGTCAAGTCCATCTCAGATCAGTGATCTTCCATGCCTGGCCCCTTGGCTTGGACAGAAAGGAAACCAGAGATTTGATGAGGGTTTCGTGTGTGCGTATATGGTTTTTCTGCTTATAATGTAGTACATAATCTTTGTAAAATTAACTGTATTTGCAGAGCcagtagaaaaaaacaaaagccctcTATAAGCCTAATACCCTAGAGAGAACCACCATTAGTGTCAGCATAGAGTCCCCAgaattcttttccctttcttataaCCAAAGTATACTATATAAGCTATGtctcatgctttattttttttataacatgTCAGTTTATTCTCTTTAATGGGTATATTGTatattgtattccattgtatggatgggcCATGATTTAACAAGACCTTCTTAAGGCCATTTAGCTTATTGCCAGCTTCCCAAGCTGCTGGGAACATCCTTGTACCTGTATCTTTGagtctttttataaatatttctgtaggATAAATTTCCAGAgatagaattgctgagtcaaagggACTTTTAATCGATACTGCAAAGCAGAGCAAGGTTAAACAGCTTTCCGAATGCCGACTTGCCATTCGTTATTCCTCACGGGTAAACTTCCTGTTCCTGTTCTGTGCCCCTTTTTTGGATCAACCTGGAGATGAGTGAAGCTCAGCAGAGTCAAGGCTGGGCTTGTCAGCACTCTGCCCGCCTGTGATCCCGGTGCCTGCCCAGCCAGTTCTGCCTCTCTGCCATCTGGGGAAGGGGCATCCTCAAGAAATGTCTGATGACAGTCACAGAGCCAGCCGGAGCTGGACCAGAGAGCAGACATTCTGAACCCCTGTGACCACCCAGCCCTGTGACTCACCTATGCCGGGGGAGTATCGCTCAGCATCCTGCCCTGCTCTTGACCAGCTCGGCCACCTTGAGCTGGTCATCTCACCTGTCCGGGCTGAGGTGTCCTCATCTATGTAAGGAGAGGGTGGGGCTGATGGAGCTCCAGCCACTTCTAGTTCTAAGAGTCTGAGAGCCTAAATCCGTGGACAAAGAGGGACCTCTCAGGCAGACCGCTAGGGCAGGGGCTTCAAGCCAAGACAGAGGTACTTACAGATGCCAGGATCGCTGCAGGTGAGGGTCCCATCCTCAGGGACCAGGTGGGCATTGTACCTCTGGTTGGCCAGCACCTCCGTCATCTCCCCTGCCCGCTGCCGCTCCCCCATCTTGGTCTTCAGGAAAATCCCGAAACCGATGTCCGAACCATCCGACATGAACTGCCACCTGCAGGGCACACCCACCCATTTAGACCTGATTCTGTCTGCGTGTGCCCTCTCTGGGGTCCTGCCAAGAGGGCTTCCCCTACCCCAGCCCATCCACCAGCACCTATGGCTAGAAGGATCAGGTCCTCTGGAAGGGTCCAGAACCCTACCTGAGGACGCAGCCGGGGAAGAGGATCTCATACTCCACTTGGTGGGAGGAGCCCCGGGAAATCTGCACACTGTGCTCATACTGCTGCTTCACCTGGTCTCGCACGTAATACTTCTTGGGGATGTCGCCCCCGTAGTTGATCTGGAAGCAGAGCATGGAGTGAGCTGGATGTGCACTTGAGCCAGGCGTCCCTGgtcacctccagcccctggcagcccatACCTTGGATTTACACTTGGGGTTTCCATCAGGGTCAGTCATGGTGCCCCCATACTCCACGGGGAGCTGGTCAGGGCTGACATATTTCAGTAAAACCTCCTTCCAGTTCGctggcaggagagggaaggagggagaagaaagaatcaCCACAGGCAGAATTTCATCACCGCCCTGGAGGGCTGCACAAAACAGGCAGGAAAAAACCCCATCCGCCCCTGCACACACAACACAGCCATTGGGAGCACATGGTGTACACAAACTCTGCAAGGGGGCTGGAGAGGAGCCGCCACCCAGGGCTGCCCTGCTCTGGACCAGGAAGCCGGAGACCTGGGGGCCTGTCCTCACGGCCTCTGGCCAGCTGATCAAGCTGAGGCAAATCACTTCATTCTGAGACTAGTGCCTCCTGCCCTGCAAGGTTACGGTGGGAGTGAAGTCAACTAAGTATGTAAAGAGGGtgttgtaaactgtaaagtgcccTACCTGTATGAGAGTGTATTCTCACTCCCAGGAAGGTGATACAAACACCTGAAGTGCAAGCAGAGGGGACAAAGAGAGGGAAGGACATTCCacgcagagggaacagcacatgcGTGCGGCAAGCAAGAGGACCTGAACCAACATGATCTGCCTGAGTTAGACTGAATGTGACGGCACGACCATGTGTCTCGTCCCCCACTGTCACCCACTGTGCCCAGTCATGATTTAATGAACTCATCACTGTAGAGTGGCCCCTTAAACAGGGTCCCTTGGCTTTACCCCAGCCACAATTTCACTTCTGCTTTTGTTTGGCCACCAGTGATTTGGCTCGTTTTTAAATAACCAAGCCCTTTCCTGGCTAGGAGGGTTTGACTCAAGGGCAACCAATGCTGACATCCACTTCTCTGCCATTCCAGATTCCTAAACAAGTATCAGCCACGGACAGTATTTCGATACTGGAAACCTCTCCATGCTGACTACAGAGACCAGATATGGGCAGCAGCTCCAAGTCCCGGAGTACCATGCGCCTCCTCTGTGGCAGGTGCTGCCTGGAAACCCACAGGGACGGTCCAGGGTCTCCCAGCCCTCAGATTTCTGGGGACCTGCGACCAGGCAACTGCAGGGACATCGTGCCTCTTGTCTCAGGGGGCTTGCATCTGTGCTAAGCTCCAGTGACCAGCCCAGGgtgaatttcttccttcctctgttgaAGATCCTGTACCTTCCCAGCCTGAGGCGGGTTTGGTTGAAAGGGTTTCAGGTGTGGGTGGGGGAACAGACTGAACCTCCTCCGCAGCTTGGCTGCCAGGAAACCGAACACGCTCATGCTCGTGGTGGGTGGCAGCCGCAGAAAAGCCAAAACTCATCAGAGCCTTTTGCTTAGATTTTGTGTGTCATCCCCCAGCTCAGCTGGAGGGTTGGAACAAGGCCAGGAGGACCCCTCCCATCTTACAGAGAGAGGACTGAGGCAACAAGGGGCAGAACTTGCTCCAGAGCCACGAGAGGTGCCCAGAACCCCGGGCTCTCCAGACTGCCTTGCGCCACCCGCAGGGCTCAGCACATATCTGGAAAACCGCTACTTTCAGTGCAGTGCCTAAAGGTGAACACTCAGAAACCAGAATTTCCTGCCTCCGAGTTCAACTCCACGGGTGGCGCTAAGCCGTCCCGGAGCTGGTCGCAATCTGCCTTTCTAGGCTTTTCTCCCACCGCTCCATGTCGTGCTCCAGCAAACCTCGAATGCTGTCTGTCCCTGGCTGGCTTGAGTCCCGTGTGTCGTCTTCATTGGCTCTCCCTTGTCCCCTGATGTTCTCCTGGCTTCCCTGACTAGCCAATCCCTGTCCACCTGCTTCCCCGCCAACCTCGCCAGTCACTTCCCCTTCTCCCTggggggttcctttttctctgactGCCCTCGAGCCTGGATAGCCCCCAGGTCCAGCCTCTGTCCTGTGGGTCTTATCTTCTCCCAAGGGTTTAGTTGCTGCCTCTCTCTGGTAACTCCCAAATCTCCAGACTGGAGTTTGCTCCTAAGCTTCAGGCCCAGATCTCCCCAGCTCACAGTATCTGCACATCCCACGGACTCCTCAAACCCAACTTCAGGCTTATCCTTCGTTCCCCAGTCGAACTAACTGCATCAGTGTGACGGCAATAGTCACCCATGCCAGATACAGGGAGCCATTCAagatttctcttcctcccttcccacatCCAGTCAACTTAGCTCTGCTCCTCCACTTCCTACAGAAGTCTGAAATCCATCTCTCCCATCCCTACCGCCCCCGCCCTGGCTCAGGCTGGCAACACCTGGTGTGTGGACTGTGGCCAAGGTGTGCAAACTGGTACCTGTCCTTCACAGTCTCACCAGTACTCCCCGGCTCAGAGCTCTTCTCTGGTTCCCAGGGGCCTGCAGAGTCACATCCCAGCCTCCCAGCACGGTGCCCTGGACTCTCTGCAACCTGGCTCCTGGCGCCCGGCTCCTTCTCCATGCCATCTCTTTCCTCGCCCTGCCATGCATGCCAGCTGCCCATGCCGCAGGGTGTAAGGTCTTTGCTCGAGGCTCTTCCTTCTGCCCAGTAGCTTCTTGCCTGGCTTCTCTTGCTGCCCTGCTCATTCCAGATCTCTCAGCACCGGGAGGCCTCGCCCCCTCCCCAGGTCAGGCCGGGTGAGTTCCCTGGCTCAATGTTCCCACGCGCTTTCCGAGTCCTCTCTTTGACACTGGACATCTCACGCTGATACACATCTGTTTGTGTCTCCCTCCCCGAGAGGCCACGAGCTCTGCAAGGGGCCCCGTCTTAACCATTGCTGCCTCGGCACCTGGTCCAGGGCCTGGCAGACAGCAGGTGCCCATCAAGTGAAGCCACGCGTCCTTGCCCCCATCTGAAAGTGACCCCTGCTCCTGTGACCTCCACGGCACCTGCTCTGTGCCGCGTCCGTGCCTTTTCTAGTTTGAGTCCTAGCTTTTTCTCTAAAGGTCTCTCTCCCATTTCACTGCAAGCTTCTGGAGGGCAAGGACTGGTGTTTCATTCATCTTTGAATTTCTTCCAGAGGGTCTGAGAGAAAGAGTTCTTAGGAAAACAGGCAGGAAGTCTCCTGCTCAgccccagcctgctcctgggtcCCACCGCTACCAAACCAGCAAAGGGAGCCTCCACCCAGGCCGCTGTGGCCGCATCTCTATGGCCATCCCCAGCTGGGCCCCAGGAGTCTGGGCTACTCACCCCCCAGGACCATGATCTTCTTACGAGTGTCCTCACTCAGGAAGGGTTTGATGAGGTTATAGGCCACAGGAAACAGCTTGGGGGCTGGAACAGAAACCAGGCAATGTGAGGCCGGGCCCAATGCCCTCTGTCCCCAACAGCGTCCTCCACAGCCCCCCGTGTCAGGCCACACGCTCCCTTTCCCATCTACACAGTGGGGATGGTCCTCCTACCTCACCAAGTTGGGTGTCTTGAAGGAGGTAACAAATAATGAAACTTTGTGAATATAAATCGGTCTGCGTACGTCATGGGTTGGTCTTCAGAACGTGTCCTCACACCCGCCGCTCTGCCTGTGGCTCACTCTATTTCACTCTCCTGACTGTCCCAGTAGTACTTTTGGCCCCTCTTTCCCATTTGGCTTCATCACAGGTTGTTCCCAACTTACCTTTAACAATAAAAAGACGCTTCAGTGTTTCGGGATAATTTTCCTCAAACATGCAGAGGAACTGTGGAAACAAAATCACTAAGTCCAGCGGGCTCAGATCTCTCGGCTTCCTCTGACTTCCCCCACCGCCTGGGCCTCCCGGCAGAGGGGCCCACCCCATCTCTTCCCTCCTATCCCATGCCCATGCTGGCCCTCACCTCTCCATAGGCCTCCACAGCTGGCTTCCAGAGATGCTTGAGGCCAAGCCCCTCACAGTCGTAAATCAGGGTGATGGTCTCTATCTTCTTCCCTGTCTGCAGGGGACAGAGGAGCAGAAAGTCACACCAGGCTGCTCCCCCCGACCACTGCAGAAGCCCACCACGGTTCAGGGAAAATGCTGATTATACCTCGCACCCCTGTTGCAACTAGATCTGTGCAGGCCCGGCTCTAGGATTTTCCAAATCAAGATAATTACCCCAGGCCGGAATTGTGGCCTAGACAAATCACGCGTCCTGTCTAGATCTCCGTGTTCTCATCCAGTAAACAACTGGGTGGACCGAGATTACATCTGAGGTTCCTTCTGTTCTGCAGTTTGACCTGGcggcctccctcttcctctgcacCCCTGCAGGGCTCGGGCCGTGGGGCCTCGTGGGGCCCTCACCTCGTAGGCACAGATGCTCTCTGTCCAACCTGAGCCCTTAGGGTGCACCCCTGTCTAATGCTTCTCTGCATCCCGAGCCCTGTGGGGCCTCCGCGCACAGTCAACGTGGACGACTGTTGAAACGTCCCCAAGCGTATCACATCGTTTCACTGGATCTTTACAACtgctgaagaggagggaaggagacaggaccGTGGTGGCTCCGGCTTGCTCTTCAGTCTGTTTTCAGTAAGAGAATCAGTGTCCTCATCTTTGTTTGAATACAGGGTTAGAGGGGCACAGACTGCGAGCTCATCGACACCAGTCCAGCACCCAAGTACTTGTCCAAGGAGAGGGTGGTCAGGGGCAGAGATTCCACTGGTACCCAGATACATAAGGAAATAACAATAATGTAGTATGTTTCTTATGAAGctaaattttattcaatttaaagGACTGCCCTTTATTCTGAGTTTATGCCATCCCTGTAGTTTGGGGGGTTAATTATGGCAATAATAGCTGGTAAGTTTTTTCTAAGTCCTcacttgagaaaattaaaatttggcCACATACGTCAGTCCCTAAAACTGAAATTTCATTGGCCTGGGGCTTAGATCCCTGTGTGACATCCCCGCTCCTGCTTGAATGCCTCCACTGTGCTTCACTTCTTTTCGACTGTGCAGGTCCACCCACCTTTTCCGTCTGGCGGGCACACTCCCGCAGAAGCAGCTCGCAGTCCCGCATCTTGGTCCTGAGTAAGTCCTGTTTGGAGGCTGAGAGGAGCAGACCCTTGGCATCCAGAGGTCCAATGATGTCATACCAGATCGGGCAGCCGTCCAGGTCGTAGCCACACATACCCCCGGACAGATACTGTTGGACCACCTGGGCCAAGACAGACAGGAGGCACCTGGTCAGCAGGCCCAGGATGGCCACGCCTTTCCCACGTCCAGGGCCTTCCTCGGGGTCCATCCTCCCCTGGGTGCCTGTGGATACCCACTCTGGGAACTGTGAGGGCTCACTCAACATTATCAGACCTTTCCTCTGAGGGTCCCAGTCCCACAGTCCCAGGACCCAGACTGTGGGTCTAACAGACCTAACGTAGGGATGGGTGGGATAGTCGGTCCTCACCTCTGGAGGCTGCCAGCTCTCGATGTTGTCAATGTCCTTTTGCTTTCGGAACTCCACATGCTACAGACACACAATCAGGGCTTTAGACAAGCAGGGCCAGGGTGGTGGGGGTGATCCTTAATAGGCATCGAGCAGTGAGCAACAGCACGAACGGACCGCCAGACCACAGGTAAGTCACGAGAAGGCAGCTGGCGGGAGCAGAAAAGAAGGAGCTGCCTGTTCTCCAGGCCTCAGCAGAGCAGATTATAGTTCTTGGCTGGCCCAGAACTATGAAAGCTCTGTGTTTCCAGGGAAGGGAATGCCCTTTGTCCCAGAGGATAAGGCAGTAGGGGTCAGGTAATACTCAGATTTTTTGTCACATAAGCCACAGGCTGTGAtcagggtgggaggggtggatAAGTCCAAGCGCGGGATGATTCTCGGGGGCAGGGATGAGGCAGCAGTGGGTTCAGATCTCACCTTCCGAAGCATGGCCTCGGACTTCTGCAGGTCAAAGCTTCTTGCTGTAACAGGGAAAGATGGTCAAGGTTAGGCCAGCAGCCTGAGTGCCAGGGACGGGGAGACGTCCCTGTTCCCGTGCTGGGGCCCCAGCTGATTCTCAGATCACCCCGCATGCAGAAGCTAATGTGAGGGCATTCACTGAGGGCTTCTGGAAAACCACAACCCCGGGGCTTGCAGGGAGAGCAGGTTCAGGGCAGGTCAAGGCAGCACCGCAAGTTCAGGGTCAAAAAAGTTTGACCCAAGTGGATGCAGTCGGGTGAGGGGTCTTATCACCTCTCAGGGAAAGCAAACCCTGGATCCCCTTATCACAGAGCCTTCTCTTTACACAGTTAACCGCCTGCACAGTCTAACTTCCAGTCCTGCGAACTTGACCTGCAGTTCAAAGATGAACACAGTTGCCCCATAATCTGGGGCAGAGCTGGCAGAACAtcccagcaggatggagggaggggtgaTGAGACTTGAGTCAAACTTGCCAGGTCCTCCTCCAGGACTCACACGTAACCCCCGGGAACACAGAGGGCCTTCCGCCTCCTCCGGTTCCTGGAAGGTTCCAGAACTAGAATTCACCTGGGCTAGCTCAATTTTATGCACAAACCACAACACACTGTCCGGCTCAGGCCCAAACACAAAGATTTCCCTGTCCCTCAACGCCACCTGCTCCCAGACAATCTGAGTTGCCATTTGCACTCAGCCCTCGTACTGAGCCGAGACCCTCTCAGGAGACACGCAGAGAGGAGGGGGTCTTCCTCAGCCACGTGACCACCTTGCCACTCTAAGTCCCCGCTATTACACAGCCCACCACAGACATCATCAGCCATCCTTCACAGCTCGGTTTCAAGTCCACGCAGACAACTTCCCTTTGGATGTTTTCCAGTTTGCCATCGCCTCTCGAGTGTGTGGTCCAGAGCACAGGTGTTGTCTACCCTTCAGTTAAATGCAGGAACTTTTTTGGCAATGGGCCAGACCCTTAACTCGGGTGACACAGTCAACTGAAACCCCCAAATCCTTTCCACCTGTGCTGCTGCGTGGGCTCTCTCCCAGATGCCATGAGGTGGTTTTCTGGATCTACCCCTGTCAGATTCCACCTTGTTACAGTCAGCTGCATTTCATCCCTTAAAGACTTTCTGAGAaccagaaagtttttttttttttgccatcagaCCTATAAACTGTTCATCCTCTGTGGATCAGACACCCAGATCTGCTGACAGCTCTGGAACCTGGGCCAGACAGGCTGCCCTCTGGACTGTCACCGGTCCCTTAATCACTGCTCTCCGGGAGTGGCCAAGCACATTCCCTGACTCTGCTATCATGAAAAGCAGCCCACTCTCCTGTGTCCAAAGGGTGAATCGAGATTTGACCAATGCCACGCCCATTGTGGGTGCTAGACACACGTTTCCAGAAATGAGCAGCCTTCCGTCCTGGGGAGTACCTTCTGACAGCCACACTTCATGTGCCATGGTGGCAGCAGGGGACAGCTTTCAGAGGAATATAATCTGGTTATGCATCTCAGCCTTCCCATTTTCTCCCTGTTTGACCTTGGACAAGATACTGCACATCTCTGGTCGGATCATCTAATGAGCTAGAAACACTTGGAAGATGCAGGGCACCATGCTATGATGATGCAGGAGCCCAGCTGGACCTGAAAGCGGGAATCCTCCACAGGAGGGTCATCCCCAACTGTGAGGAGTCATCTTCCTAGGGAACAGGTGTGGTGGTGAACTGTGATCCCCCTTATCTCAGGGAAGCTCTCCAGTTAACCCTTATCTGCTGGAGTCCAACATCCAGGGTTCTCCAGGGCCCTCTCCGAGTTACCACTGCCCCTGGCAGCACCAGCCTGATGCCTCCCCAGGCCTGCTGAGTCAGACTTCTCCAGGGCTCCTGCCACCCTGGTCAGGGGCAGCTCGAAGCATGACTTAGGGCACTGCCAGAGAAGCCGGCCTGAGAGCAGCTGTCCTGGGTTCTTATTTGATCGCTTTCTTGTCCTGGAAAAGGAGACTCAGTCCTGCTCTGCCCCGCTCACAGGGTTTCCAGCACCTCCTTGTTTTATTCTTCCATCTGACCCTCCCTGCTGAGGTGCCAAGACTCAAGCACGGTCAGGGGGAGGCAGCAGAGATTTGTGGGACTGCTCTCAGGCCTGGGGACCACAGAAGACTGAGCCCAtgttggggaaggaggaagggaggaaccCAGAGCTCACTCACACCTACGTTAGAGGAAGACGTTGGGCATGTGCcttgtaaatgttttctttagaaagaaaaggtttcttaaaaaaaaaaaaaaaaaaggggaaaaaaccaaGCAAAGCAAGGCAACAAAAACCCTAATTGAAATTCACAGTAGAGCATGACCAGGCCTGAGCTCCTGCCCAGGGAAATGTGAGGCACAAATAGATACCTCCTCTGTTGCAAGAGGCAGGGCTTGGCTTTGGGGGGCAGTGGGGGCTTTCTGGAGAGAATGCTGGCCAGGGAAGCAGGGGCCCTAAGTTTCTGCCTGATTCTGCTTCGCATTAGCTGTGTGCCCTCAGGTAAGTGCCCTcccctgtctgagcctcagttttctcatctggcaAATGAGGATGACCACACTCTTCTACATGCCTGCAAAGAGAGGGGTTATCCCAGGACTGGGGAGTTGGTGGTGCCTGATAAACCAACTGCCAGGGCCCCGGGCTGGCCTTCTCTTAGATAAGAGAGAGCTGCAATGTTATTCAGTTCAGCAGCTCTCTGAAACCACACTTGCCCCCCAACAGTAGCCGGGGAGTTTGCCTGATCATCTTGCGGCTGGCCCTTTAATGCAGCGCAGTcttcccactctccccacccacccgcTTCTAGCCAAAATATCCTCCAGCTCTGGACAGACTCCACAGCCGCCCCCTCGCTGCCCCTCCACCCTCTCTGAGTGGGCAGAAGTGTGTGTGGGGGTCACAGCTTTTTGGGAGGAAAAGGGCAAGTGGCACCTCCAGAGGCACACAGGGCCCCACGTGGCTCTCCTAGCAGCATCTGCCCTGGGGCACCTGCTGGCAGCTGCTCAAGACCCTGACAGCACTACTCAGTTCctggacagaaaaggaaaatacatcaCTTCACCTGTCCCAAGACTCCGagggtatgtatgtgtgtgtctgagtctgtAAACAGTCAGCCACGATTTGTACTTTAGCATTTGGGACTATGATTCTATATCATGATTTAACCTCTGCTAATCTAACACAGAGGAGGAATCTTCTCTATTATTTCTATGTCTGGCAATAaagtttctagaaagaaaaaaaaaagtatgtcacAAGAACAGGAGAGGGTGGCACATGACTTGAAtcccaggagagaagagagaaaagaggaaagatttCAGGAGTTGGGGCATGGGGTTGAGTTTGACCCTGATGCCAGTACAGACATGAATACTTCATCACCATGGGCACAGCTCTGTCATGTCCCATCTCGCCATAGACAGGGCACCCTGTTTCATCCTGCTCTCCCAGAGAGGAGCCTAAGACAGATGTTCACTCCTGGCCCAGGTACCAGAGGCAGGCCGGGGCAGAGCTGGAATAGAACTttgggctctgaagccagatgGTGGCTTGAGAGGAGTTTCGCTACCTAGGTCGGGCCGAACCCCCGGCTCCCCGTGTTCTCCATACTCTGCACCTTCTTCAAGCAGCCTAAACTGCTGGCAGCAGGCGGCCTGCCCTCTCAACAGGCCACAGAGGggccctgcctctcccagggcaGAAGACTCTTGCTTCTAGGCTTGGCTCTGCCTCCAACTTCCCACAAACCTGGAGCCTTTCTCGGCTTTTCCTCAAGCCATGCCCCACGTCCATTAGCAGAGTGGATTTATCGAATGGATGGAAAGGGCACTGGCTGGGAGTCAGCTGAGCAGGGCTCTAGTCCTTCTCTGCCGGCAGTGCAAcactgtgtgacttggggcaagttactttacctctctgagcctcagtattgTTGTCTATCCTACAGGAGGGTTGAGATTGTATAACAGCCAAGAACCCTTTTGGTTCTACAGGTTGAATACTCCAGGTTCTGAGACTGCCAGCGGAAGGGTTTCCAGAGGGCACCATTCTGTTACCCAGAACAAGTCCCTGCCCCAGAACAAGCCTCCCAcagcccctcttccctcaccTCGGAGCCAGCGCAGAAGAAAATAGTCATCTGGATTCGGCAGGGTGGGCAGCACATCCTGGACATTCTCCCGAAACTGTAGGGAGAGGCAGTGGGGTGAGTGGCAGGTCCCACCCTGACCACCCTCTGCCCGGGACTCTCGTAGGAGCCTTTGCCAGACCCCTGCTCAACACGGGTCAACTCTGCCAACACTGGCTGAGCCCCTGGGCTGCACAGGACCCTCTGTCTGTCGTGCTGCGGGGTGCTGGGTAGCAGGAGGAAGTGGGAAGGAAGTAAGACACTGCCCCTGCCTGGCTGTGTGCACTAACACACTCCGGAGTGATGGGTGGACAGATAGTCTGGTATGTGCTACAGTAAAAGCTTCAGGTTTTTAGTCAGCTTACCAAGCATTCCTCGTGTGCCCAGCCCTGAACCTGGCACTTCTTCACTCCTCACTCAGAGTCTCTAGGGGTATgactgcccccattttacaggtgaaggaatcagagctcagagaggctaagtaacatgcccaaagtcaaacagctagtaagcagcagagctgggatgcaaaCCTGGGTCTGTCCCAGGCCACAGCATGCACTTCCCACGTGGTATTCTGCCCCTTTAGTAATGGAATGGTGGGCACTGTGCCCGGGGACCAGAGGGAAGGAAGAGTTTGATTCTGACTGGGGCCAGGAAGAGGGTGGTCTCATATGACTTTatataaaaaatgacatttgacTGGGTTTGAAGGGCTTTAAAGGCagcagggaaagggaggaggcagTCCAAGTGGAGGGAACTGCTCCAGCCAGAAGCCCTGAAGGGGGAA contains these protein-coding regions:
- the LOC105099445 gene encoding SEC14-like protein 2 isoform X4 yields the protein MSGRVGDLSPKQKEALAKFRENVQDVLPTLPNPDDYFLLRWLRARSFDLQKSEAMLRKHVEFRKQKDIDNIESWQPPEVVQQYLSGGMCGYDLDGCPIWYDIIGPLDAKGLLLSASKQDLLRTKMRDCELLLRECARQTEKTGKKIETITLIYDCEGLGLKHLWKPAVEAYGEFLCMFEENYPETLKRLFIVKAPKLFPVAYNLIKPFLSEDTRKKIMVLGANWKEVLLKYVSPDQLPVEYGGTMTDPDGNPKCKSKINYGGDIPKKYYVRDQVKQQYEHSVQISRGSSHQVEYEILFPGCVLRWQFMSDGSDIGFGIFLKTKMGERQRAGEMTEVLANQRYNAHLVPEDGTLTCSDPGICSQTLRTRSGWSSISPTLSLHR
- the LOC105099445 gene encoding SEC14-like protein 2 isoform X2 codes for the protein MSGRVGDLSPKQKEALAKFRENVQDVLPTLPNPDDYFLLRWLRARSFDLQKSEAMLRKHVEFRKQKDIDNIESWQPPEVVQQYLSGGMCGYDLDGCPIWYDIIGPLDAKGLLLSASKQDLLRTKMRDCELLLRECARQTEKTGKKIETITLIYDCEGLGLKHLWKPAVEAYGEFLCMFEENYPETLKRLFIVKAPKLFPVAYNLIKPFLSEDTRKKIMVLGANWKEVLLKYVSPDQLPVEYGGTMTDPDGNPKCKSKINYGGDIPKKYYVRDQVKQQYEHSVQISRGSSHQVEYEILFPGCVLRWQFMSDGSDIGFGIFLKTKMGERQRAGEMTEVLANQRYNAHLVPEDGTLTCSDPGIYVLRFDNTYSFIHAKKVSFTVEVLLPDKASEEKMKQLGAVTPK
- the LOC105099445 gene encoding SEC14-like protein 2 isoform X1 encodes the protein MSGRVGDLSPKQKEALAKFRENVQDVLPTLPNPDDYFLLRWLRARSFDLQKSEAMLRKHVEFRKQKDIDNIESWQPPEVVQQYLSGGMCGYDLDGCPIWYDIIGPLDAKGLLLSASKQDLLRTKMRDCELLLRECARQTEKTGKKIETITLIYDCEGLGLKHLWKPAVEAYGEFLCMFEENYPETLKRLFIVKAPKLFPVAYNLIKPFLSEDTRKKIMVLGANWKEVLLKYVSPDQLPVEYGGTMTDPDGNPKCKSKINYGGDIPKKYYVRDQVKQQYEHSVQISRGSSHQVEYEILFPGCVLRWQFMSDGSDIGFGIFLKTKMGERQRAGEMTEVLANQRYNAHLVPEDGTLTCSDPGIYEDTSARTGEMTSSRWPSWSRAGQDAERYSPGIGESQGWVVTGVQNVCSLVQLRLAL
- the LOC105099445 gene encoding SEC14-like protein 2 isoform X5; amino-acid sequence: MSGRVGDLSPKQKEALAKFRENVQDVLPTLPNPDDYFLLRWLRARSFDLQKSEAMLRKHVEFRKQKDIDNIESWQPPEVVQQYLSGGMCGYDLDGCPIWYDIIGPLDAKGLLLSASKQDLLRTKMRDCELLLRECARQTEKTGKKIETITLIYDCEGLGLKHLWKPAVEAYGEFLCMFEENYPETLKRLFIVKAPKLFPVAYNLIKPFLSEDTRKKIMVLGANWKEVLLKYVSPDQLPVEYGGTMTDPDGNPKCKSKINYGGDIPKKYYVRDQVKQQYEHSVQISRGSSHQVEYEILFPGCVLRWQFMSDGSDIGFGIFLKTKMGERQRAGEMTEVLANQRYNAHLVPEDGTLTCSDPGIC
- the LOC105099445 gene encoding SEC14-like protein 2 isoform X3, which encodes MSGRVGDLSPKQKEALAKFRENVQDVLPTLPNPDDYFLLRWLRARSFDLQKSEAMLRKHVEFRKQKDIDNIESWQPPEVVQQYLSGGMCGYDLDGCPIWYDIIGPLDAKGLLLSASKQDLLRTKMRDCELLLRECARQTEKTGKKIETITLIYDCEGLGLKHLWKPAVEAYGEFLCMFEENYPETLKRLFIVKAPKLFPVAYNLIKPFLSEDTRKKIMVLGANWKEVLLKYVSPDQLPVEYGGTMTDPDGNPKCKSKINYGGDIPKKYYVRDQVKQQYEHSVQISRGSSHQVEYEILFPGCVLRWQFMSDGSDIGFGIFLKTKMGERQRAGEMTEVLANQRYNAHLVPEDGTLTCSDPGIYEDTSARTGEMTSSRWPSWSRAGQDAERYSPGIG